In one Drosophila pseudoobscura strain MV-25-SWS-2005 chromosome X, UCI_Dpse_MV25, whole genome shotgun sequence genomic region, the following are encoded:
- the LOC4815271 gene encoding WSCD family member GA21586 isoform X2, translating into MALQGWRFFGVSATIIIYIGGVLFLSMNNIPGSHPKRPRIERFAEFPSFHSPRFPMPSRKMTIRWCRDLKYMNRDLPNYTDYRADFYTLPSDVSASLQASPMLTALASFPGSGNTWLRYLLQQATGILTGSIYKDYGLLKTGFPAENVCNSSVLLVKTHEWGGKSWAPFAKAILLVRDPEKAIIAEFNRQSGGHIGFASPDRYKRTKDWQQFVSNKLKGWELMNLSWARNFTGSIKVVFYDDLVHHTERELRAILDFLQFPVDETLLRCAILRKEGIFRRKKRLLSFDPYTEAMRAQVQARKRIVYSLLGRKEH; encoded by the exons ATGGCACTACAAGGCTGGCGCTTTTTCGGTGTCTCGGCGACCATCATCATCTACATAGGCGGCGTCCTATTCCTCTCCATGAACAACATACCCGGATCGCATCCGAAACGGCCTCGCATCGAACGTTTTGCCGAG TTTCCCAGCTTTCATAGTCCTCGGTTTCCCATGCCCAGCCGCAAGATGACCATTCGCTGGTGTCGCGACCTGAAGTACATGAATCGAGATCTTCCAAACTACACAGACTACAGGGCCGATTTCTATA CACTGCCCAGCGATGTAAGTGCCAGCCTGCAGGCCTCGCCCATGCTGACGGCCTTGGCCAGTTTCCCGGGCAGTGGCAACACCTGGCTAAGATATCTGCTGCAACAGGCTACGGGAATACTGACAGGCAGTATCTACAAAGACTACGGACTGCTCAAGACAGGCTTCCCCGCGGAGAACGTGTGTAACAGCTCAGTATTATTGGTAAAGACCCACGAATGGGGCGGCAAGTCCTGGGCCCCATTCGCCAAAGCAATCCTCCTGGTCCGGGACCCCGAGAAGGCGATCATAGCCGAATTCAATCGACAGAGCGGAGGCCACATCGGCTTCGCCTCGCCCGATCGCTACAAGCGTACAAAGG ATTGGCAGCAGTTCGTGAGCAATAAGCTCAAGGGCTGGGAGCTAATGAATCTCAGCTGGGCGCGCAATTTTACGGGCAGTATTAAAGTTGTATTCTACGACGACCTGGTGCACCACACGGAGCGCGAGCTGCGGGCCATTCTCGACTTCCTGCAGTTTCCCGTCGACGAGACGCTCTTGCGATGCGCCATTCTGCGCAAGGAAGGAATATTCAGACGAAAGAAGCGCCTGCTTTCCTTCGACCCTTACACAGAGGCCATGCGGGCCCAGGTTCAGGCCCGGAAACGCATCGTCTACAGCCTGCTAGGCCGTAAGGAGCACTAG
- the LOC4815271 gene encoding WSCD family member GA21586 isoform X1: MALQGWRFFGVSATIIIYIGGVLFLSMNNIPGSHPKRPRIERFAEFPSFHSPRFPMPSRKMTIRWCRDLKYMNRDLPNYTDYRADFYTLPSDVSASLQASPMLTALASFPGSGNTWLRYLLQQATGILTGSIYKDYGLLKTGFPAENVCNSSVLLVKTHEWGGKSWAPFAKAILLVRDPEKAIIAEFNRQSGGHIGFASPDRYKRTKGKYWQQFVSNKLKGWELMNLSWARNFTGSIKVVFYDDLVHHTERELRAILDFLQFPVDETLLRCAILRKEGIFRRKKRLLSFDPYTEAMRAQVQARKRIVYSLLGRKEH, encoded by the exons ATGGCACTACAAGGCTGGCGCTTTTTCGGTGTCTCGGCGACCATCATCATCTACATAGGCGGCGTCCTATTCCTCTCCATGAACAACATACCCGGATCGCATCCGAAACGGCCTCGCATCGAACGTTTTGCCGAG TTTCCCAGCTTTCATAGTCCTCGGTTTCCCATGCCCAGCCGCAAGATGACCATTCGCTGGTGTCGCGACCTGAAGTACATGAATCGAGATCTTCCAAACTACACAGACTACAGGGCCGATTTCTATA CACTGCCCAGCGATGTAAGTGCCAGCCTGCAGGCCTCGCCCATGCTGACGGCCTTGGCCAGTTTCCCGGGCAGTGGCAACACCTGGCTAAGATATCTGCTGCAACAGGCTACGGGAATACTGACAGGCAGTATCTACAAAGACTACGGACTGCTCAAGACAGGCTTCCCCGCGGAGAACGTGTGTAACAGCTCAGTATTATTGGTAAAGACCCACGAATGGGGCGGCAAGTCCTGGGCCCCATTCGCCAAAGCAATCCTCCTGGTCCGGGACCCCGAGAAGGCGATCATAGCCGAATTCAATCGACAGAGCGGAGGCCACATCGGCTTCGCCTCGCCCGATCGCTACAAGCGTACAAAGGGTAAAT ATTGGCAGCAGTTCGTGAGCAATAAGCTCAAGGGCTGGGAGCTAATGAATCTCAGCTGGGCGCGCAATTTTACGGGCAGTATTAAAGTTGTATTCTACGACGACCTGGTGCACCACACGGAGCGCGAGCTGCGGGCCATTCTCGACTTCCTGCAGTTTCCCGTCGACGAGACGCTCTTGCGATGCGCCATTCTGCGCAAGGAAGGAATATTCAGACGAAAGAAGCGCCTGCTTTCCTTCGACCCTTACACAGAGGCCATGCGGGCCCAGGTTCAGGCCCGGAAACGCATCGTCTACAGCCTGCTAGGCCGTAAGGAGCACTAG
- the LOC6901814 gene encoding serine-rich adhesin for platelets-like isoform X8: MKNFGNSFRKSRIGDGASDPDSDWTRSNQRWMKLRTTVQISSAIQKKPPLKREDSFLKRFSTRQIPETQETVEDTGSESASGDVDKSVKRRRRYLQKRRSVVNPDENFYFYWLMMVTVCVLYNLWTLIVRQSFPELQQAVPTFWLICDSMTDVVFILDIIVQLRTGYLEQGLMVYDDRKLACHYVHSRDFIFDMIALIPLDLLQLKMGTHPLLRFTRFFKVYRSVRFYYIVESRTVWPNLWRVVNLIHILLILAHWFGCFYFLLSEAEGFQGDWVYPYRPGDYATLTRKYLGSLYWSTLTLTTIGDLPTPETNAEPNFSVDGPRSIPRRGIKSRLLQFGSSYGYIFTIVSYLIGVFIFATIVGQVGNVITNRNANRLEFERLLDGAKTYMRHHKVPGGMKRRVLRWYDYSWSRGRIQGGGDINTALGLLPDKLKTELALHVNLSVLKKVTIFQECQPEFLHDLVLKMKAYIFTPGDSICRKGEVAREMFIIADGILEVLSETGKVLTTMKAGDFFGEIGILNLDGLNKRTADVRSVGYSELFSLSREDVLAAMKDYPDAQEILQTLGRKRLMEVRCVNKKYAKAALEKENAAYAAAHPHHHQAHHQGQVHQSDSSENSASKKIVDKLKHDVKGFRNVLKKSRTSRKSDESLEMQPLHNTSPRGSKIMLKRMSRVRSDEKDADTADAKDELHDKTPSPIGAGLPLLQRLRLLKEKQDREERAVKSTPPQKSPPHSHVTCTLSPQESIQEEPEREFNEGFPLIQRLQQLKIKNEPQANAGGDSGLVMVKTPPSISSKIDFGGATAAAAGLGTGLPSGSQLLTVAQIKPIMKVSFKQKIQQIQGGGASGSSPGPSTGAIAKKEPPKSLALIAKHASTLPLPPAILAEEKASGGVGLGGGVGPGQALAIATISKKVTKPSYKLNTPMQSDTDTDGTPISKPWSKLKLATLMSSSYTSLTNCSPDDLATPLKNYSLSNIPQQMEATAQAQSQSLSRPRHHSARSSSRSPRHAHGHGHAHDSTSNTSSSASQASTKRECLRLQKPEQQLPDGELAEPRRKFYQSVFDLSPEYSGLPFVKRLKILNERQKLAELEKALQTRSFSLDCSKSDQGGNLPITESLYRCYSDTSGIYSQFLSAYESTTSSTSISTNTSASASASASASDTGNSRHGQMQYVPLPLSPESNETVERRKLKSILKKLQKGGGPNGGSGGSGNGSGGGIGGGDAQDEATATVTATAHAHASRVLLAEPTLEGPPASAKEEGQFAAFGGASGVAHSQHSQHAIALSPSNGNGNGTANGNGKNSSNGSGSGMGTAAFSSNPMYPFPIPVAVPLPVSETHIWSPTLTLVTPTNSPQESFAFELQPQSQSQPQPQPHLQFPPPPVLEGSDSDGIGGLVAGVGSASTSSALGAAASSSLLSLSSAGAAATAAAASTSYVVECSSSSVSSKSNQILSQNTEFHAQSTTSTDLNLNLQLRQNTTTSTTNNALAGGSQGPRPEGFPEAQDYFNQILSGINHVIKTHMNEMHSKFETQFSSMAGEVRRRDAIIAQLQLKLRSIEQKSSSTASSSAAVPSSVLAIARRQKREKLSQISVDDDEPAEEENSSSGSSAELLFMRGDSLDTVFTSSPPIQGGRRSISPGPGPSRHHAASANALNCPSSYYSGPGTLSTRHAQSHPSFYTGQGNGRSSSRGYREWSGAAGDGRFSGADGSKPSGMVVSDVTGNLTRLSDSVILDIGESSSSSSSSSKLNIAEEEDDEDEEEAEAEAEAEADEELTASGTGNNDWEVRMLAAEMERQERKRGHSLSDNLGDLKHCSTFLRRRRKFSDTETEFSETDMDEQLARGSGGPIGSGTSGLAGEAPATGAGPTSSGSGIQSGSQRPRASSLDQFNLRYGIGRGIFKAMSIDRDKDKL, translated from the exons CAAGCTGTGCCTACCTTTTGGCTTATCTGCGATTCGATGACAGATGTTGTATTTATCTTAGATATAATAGTTCAATTACGCACAGGCTATCTGGAGCAGGGCCTAATG GTATATGATGACAGGAAGCTGGCCTGCCACTACGTTCACTCGCGTGACTTCATCTTCGACATGATAGCGCTGATACCATTGGATCTGCTGCAGCTCAAGATGGGCACCCATCCGCTTTTGCGTTTTACGCGCTTTTTTAAA GTTTATCGATCTGTGAGATTTTATTACATCGTAGAGAGTAGAACAGTTTGGCCAAATTTATGGCGCGTTGTTAACCTAATTCATATCCTGTTAATATTGGCACATTGGTTCGGTTGCTTCTATTTTTTACTCTCAGAGGCGGAGGGTTTCCAG GGTGATTGGGTGTATCCGTATAGGCCGGGTGACTATGCCACCCTCACGCGGAAGTATCTGGGCAGCCTCTACTGGTCCACCCTGACGCTGACCACCATCGGGGACCTGCCGACGCCCGAGACGAATGCAGA ACCGAACTTTTCGGTGGACGGCCCAAGATCAATACCTAGACGTGGCATTAAATCACGCCTGCTTCAGTTTGGCTCTAGCTATGG ATATATTTTTACGATCGTCAGTTATTTGATTGGTGTTTTTATCTTCGCGACAATTGTTGGCCAAGTGGGCAATGTGATAACGAATCGGAATGCGAATCGTCTGGAGTTCGAACGTTTGCTGGATGGGGCCAAGACCTACATGAGGCATCACAAG GTACCGGGTGGGATGAAGCGTCGCGTGCTGCGATGGTACGACTACAGCTGGTCGCGGGGGCGAATACAGGGTGGTGGCGACATCAACACAGCTTTGGGCCTGCTGCCCGACAAACTGAAAACCGAATTGGCCTTACACGTGAACCTGAGTGTGCTGAAGAAGGTGACCATATTCCAAGAGTGCCAGCCGGAGTTTCTGCACGATCTCGTGCTAAAAATGAAGGCTTACATCTTTACGCCTGGCGACTCCATCTGCCGCAAGGGTGAGGTGGCCCGCGAGATGTTTATCATCGCCGATGGAATCCTGGAGGTGCTCAGCGAAACGGGCAAGGTGCTGACAACAATGAAGGCTGGCGATTTTTTCGGCGAGATCGGCATCCTCAATCTGGACGGGCTAAACAA GCGCACTGCGGACGTTCGTTCTGTGGGCTACTCGGAGCTCTTTTCGCTTTCTCGCGAGGATGTTCTGGCAGCCATGAAGGACTATCCGGATGCGCAAGAGATCCTCCAGACTCTCGGACGCAAGCGTCTCATGGAGGTGCGTTGCGTGAACAAGAAGTACGCGAAGGCGGCGCTCGAAAAGGAGAACGCGGCCTATGCGGCGGCCCATCCGCACCACCATCAGGCCCATCACCAGGGACAGGTGCACCAGAGCGATAGCAGCGAGAACagtgcatccaagaagattgTGGACAAGCTGAAGCACGATGTGAAGGGTTTTCGTAATGTGCTGAAGAAGTCCAG AACCTCCCGGAAGAGCGACGAGTCGCTGGAGATGCAACCGCTGCACAACACCTCGCCCCGCGGCAGCAAGATCATGCTGAAGCGCATGTCTCGCGTACGCTCGGACGAGAAGGACGCAGACACCGCCGATGCCAAGGACGAGCTGCACGACAAGACCCCCAGTCCGATTGGGGCCGGGCTCCCATTGCTGCAGCGTTTGCGGCTGCTCAAGGAAAAGCAG GAtcgcgaagagcgagctgttAAGTCCACACCACCACAGAAATCTCCACCTCACTCACATGTAACGTGTACGTTATCGCCGCAGGAATCGATACAGGAAGAGCCCGAACGAGAGTTCAACGAAGGCTTTCCCCTGATCCAGCGATTGCAGCAGTTGAAAATTAAGAACGAGCCGCAAGCGAACGCCGGAGGCGATTCCGGCCTCGTAATG GTCAAGACGCCtcccagcatcagcagcaagaTTGACTTCGGAGGAgcgacagcagccgcagcaggaTTGGGAACAGGACTCCCCTCGGGAAGTCAGCTGCTGACAGTCGCCCAGATCAAGCCCATCATGAAGGTCTCCTTCAAACAGAAGATACAGCAGATACAGGGCGGCGGGGCAAGTGGATCCTCGCCGGGTCCCAGTACCGGAGCGATAGCCAAGAAGGAGCCCCCCAAGTCGCTGGCTCTGATTGCCAAGCATGCTTCAACGTTGCCCCTACCACCAGCGATCTTAGCGGAGGAAAAAGCATCGGGGGGTGTGGGATTGGGAGGGGGAGTAGGACCTGGCCAAGCCCTGGCCATAGCCACGATATCGAAGAAGGTGACCAAGCCGTCCTACAAGCTCAACACTCCCATGCAATCAGACACGGACACTGACGGCACGCCCATCTCCAAGCCCTGGTCCAAACTGAAGCTAGCGACGCTCATGTCCTCCAGCTACACGAGCCTCACCAACTGCTCGCCGGACGACCTAGCCACGCCCCTGAAAAACTACTCGCTGAGCAACATTCCGCAGCAGATGGAGGCCAccgcccaggcccagtcccagtccctgtcccgTCCGCGTCACCACAGTGCCAGGAGCAGCTCCAGATCGCCCCGACACGCCCATGGTCATGGCCACGCTCATGACTCTACCAGCAACACCAGCTCTTCGGCCAGCCAGGCGAGCACCAAGCGGGAGTGCCTACGCCTGCAGAAGcccgagcagcagctgccggaTGGAGAACTGGCTGAGCCGCGCCGAAAGTTCTACCAGAGCGTGTTCGACCTGTCGCCGGAGTACAGTGGCCTGCCGTTTGTCAAGCGGCTGAAAATCCTCAACGAGCGGCAGAAACTAGCGGAGCTGGAGAAGGCCCTACAGACGCGCAGCTTTAGCCTGGACTGCTCCAAGTCCGACCAGGGAGGGAATCTGCCCATCACGGAGTCGCTCTATCGCTGCTACAGCGATACCTCCGGAATCTACTCACAGTTTCTCAGTGCCTACGAGTCCACCACCAGTTCCACATCAATATCGACCAATACATCCGCCTCGGCATCGGCCTCTGCATCAGCATCGGACACCGGCAACTCCCGGCATGGACAGATGCAGTACGTGCCGCTGCCCCTCAGCCCGGAATCGAATGAAACCGTCGAGCGTCGGAAGCTAAAGAGCATACTCAAGAAGCTGCAGAAGGGCGGTGGTCCCAATGGCGGaagcggtggcagcggcaacggcagcggcggcggcatcggCGGAGGTGATGCCCAAGACGAGGCGActgccacagtcacagccacggCGCACGCGCACGCGTCGAGAGTGCTGCTGGCGGAGCCGACCTTGGAAGG CCCGCCCGCCAGTGCCAAAGAGGAAGGTCAGTTCGCTGCCTTTGGCGGCGCTTCCGGCGTGGCCCATTCGCAACATTCGCAGCACGCGATCGCGTTAAGTCCGAGTAACGGTAACGGTAACGGTACCGCTAACGGTAACGGTAAAAATTCGTCTAATGGTAGCGGTAGCGGTATGGGTACCGCAGCTTTCTCTTCTAATCCGATGTATCCGTTTCCGATTCCGGTTGCGGTTCCACTTCCGGTTTCCGAGACACACATATGGTCGCCGACGTTGACGTTGGTAACGCCAACGAATTCGCCTCAAGAGAGTTTCGCGTTCGAGCTGCAGCCCCAGAGTCAGTctcagccgcagccgcaaCCTCATCTCCAGTTCCCACCTCCACCTGTATTGGAGGGCAGTGATAGCGACGGCATTGGCGGACTCGTTGCTGGCGTTGGCAGCGCCTCAACGTCGTCAGCCTTAGGAGCAGCGGCCTCATCATCACTCttatcattatcatcagctggagcagcagcaacagcggcagcagcatcgaccTCATATGTCGTCGAAtgctcgtcgtcgtcggtgtCATCGAAATCGAATCAGATACTCTCACAGAATACCGAATTTCATGCTCAATCCACAACATCCAcagatttgaatttgaatttgcagCTCAGACAGAacaccaccacctccaccacgAACAATGCGTTGGCTGGTGGCAGCCAGGGGCCCAGGCCCGAAG GATTTCCAGAAGCGCAGGACTACTTCAATCAGATACTCAGCGGCATCAATCACGTGATCAAGACGCACATGAACGAAATGCACTCGAAATTCGAGACGCAGTTCTCGAGCATGGCCGGGGAGGTGCGCCGTCGCGATGCCATCATtgcccagctccagctgaaGCTGCGATCCATCGAGCAGAAGTCTTCTTCAACAGCTTCATCCTCGGCTGCGGTTCCATCCTCAGTCCTCGCTATAGCCCGCCGGCAGAAGCGGGAGAAGCTCTCGCAGATCTCGGTGGACGACGATGAGCCGGCGGAAGAGGAGAACAGTAGTTCGGGCTCCTCCGCAGAGCTTCTCTTCATG CGCGGGGATTCCCTGGACACGGTGTTTACCTCTTCGCCTCCGATTCAGGGCGGCCGACGCAGTATATCACCCGGCCCAGGACCGAGTCGGCATCATGCCGCTTCGGCCAATGCTCTGAACTGTCCCAGCAGCTACTACAGCGGGCCGGGCACGCTGAGCACACGGCATGCCCAGAGCCATCCCAGCTTCTATACGGGGCAGGGGAAtggacgcagcagcagcagaggatatcgcgagtggagtggagccgCTGGCGATGGCAGGTTCAGTGGGGCGGACGGTAGCAAACCCAGTGGCATGGTGGTCTCGGACGTAACGGGCAACCTCACACGGCTCTCGGATAGCGTGATTCTGGACATTGGTGAGAGCTCCAGCTCGAGCTCCTCGTCGAGTAAGCTGAACATTGCGgaagaggaggacgacgaggatgaagaagaagcggaagcggaagcagAGGCCGAGGCGGATGAAGAGCTTACCGCCAGTGGGACCGGGAACAACGATTGGGAGGTGCGAATGCTGGCCGCCGAGATGGAGCGGCAGGAGCGCAAGCGCGGACACTCACTATCCGACAATCTGGGCGACCTGAAACACTGCAGCACGTTCCTGCGTCGGCGCCGCAAGTTCAGTGACACCGAAACGGAGTTCAGCGAGACGGACATGGACGAGCAGTTGGCCAGAGGCTCCGGCGGCCCCATTGGTAGCGGCACCAGCGGCTTGGCTGGTGAGGCGCCCGCAACAGGAGCTGGACCCACATCGAGTGGCAGCGGGATCCAGAGTGGCAGCCAGCGGCCGAGGGCTTCCAGTCTGGACCAATTCAACCTGCGTTACGGCATCGGACGTGGCATCTTCAAAGCAATGAGCATCGATCGTGATAAAGACAAGCTCTGA